The following proteins come from a genomic window of Miscanthus floridulus cultivar M001 chromosome 2, ASM1932011v1, whole genome shotgun sequence:
- the LOC136531814 gene encoding peptidyl-prolyl cis-trans isomerase PASTICCINO1-like isoform X2 gives MAHDAGDSGGELPPPAKKKSPAEEETEKRRKKLTPGSLMKGIIRSGSGDATPAEGDQVILHCTTRTMDGIIVNSTRREHGGKGIPLRFVLGKSKMILGFAEGFPTMLKGEIAMFKMQPKIHYAEDDCPVAAPDGFPKDDELQFEIEMLDFFKAKVVAEDLGVVKKIVEEGKGWETPREPYEITARITARTADGKEIIPSKEEAYFFTIGKSELEGLEEVHFYVELVQFIQVRDMLGDGRLIKRRVVDGKGEFPMDCPLHDSLLRVHYKGMLLDEPKSVFYDTRVDNDGEPLEFCSGEGLVPEGFEMCVRLMLPGEKSIVTCPPDFAYDKFPRPANVPEGAHVQWEIELLGFEMPKDWTGLTFEEIMDEADKIKNTGNRLFKEGKFELAKAKYDKVLREYNHVHPHDDEEGKIFANSRSSLHLNVAFCYQKMGEYRKSIETCNKVLDANPVHVKALYRRGTSFMLLGEFDDARNDFEKMITVDESSEPDATAALLKLKQKEQEAEKRARKQFKGLFDKKPGEICEVGVESEGRKDAGGARGSDDATSADRGANTMDSPTREPEYAFEEERPGLLGRLWPSARRIFSSLGMNRCTIL, from the exons ATGGCTCACGATGCCGGCGACAGCGGCGGCGAACTCCCGCCGCCCGCGAAGAAGAAGTCGCCCGCCGAGGAGGAGACCGAGAAGAG GAGGAAGAAGCTTACACCTGGGAGCTTGATGAAGGGCATCATACGGTCTGGGAGTGGTGATGCCACCCCTGCAGAGGGCGATCAG GTTATACTTCATTGCACTACTCGGACGATGGATGGTATTATTGTCAATTCTACAAGAAGGGAGCACGGAG GTAAAGGAATCCCACTCAGATTTGTCTTAGGGAAGAGCAAGATGATCCTAGGATTTGCTGAAGGCTTCCCAACAATGCTGAAGGGTGAAATTGCTATG TTCAAAATGCAGCCTAAAATTCACTACGCTGAGGATGATTGTCCGGTTGCAGCTCCAGATGGCTTTCCGAAAGATGATGAACTTCAATTTGAGATTGAAATGTTGGATTTCTTTAAAGCGAAG GTTGTGGCAGAGGATTTAGGGGTTGTAAAGAAG ATAGTTGAAGAAGGCAAGGGATGGGAAACACCTAGAGAGCCATATGAAATAACAGCACG GATAACTGCAAGAACAGCAGATGGAAAAGAAATTATTCCGAGTAAAGAAGAGGCGTATTTCTTTACTATTGGTAAATCTGAG CTTGAAGGCCTTGAAGAAGTTCATTTTTACGTTGAACTGGTTCAGTTTATCCAG GTGAGAGACATGCTTGGTGATGGTCGCCTAATAAAACGACGTGTAGTTGATGGAAAAG GTGAATTTCCAATGGACTGTcctcttcatgatagcttattaAGAGTGCATTATAAGGGCATGCTCCTTGATGAACCAAAGTCAGTGTTTTATGATACACGTGTCGATAATGATGGTGAACCATTGGAATTCTGTTCCGGAGAAGGCTTG GTTCCagagggatttgaaatgtgtgtTCGGCTAATGCTTCCTGGTGAAAAATCCATTGTCACCTGCCCACCAGATTTTGCATATGATAAGTTCCCAAG GCCAGCAAATGTTCCTGAAGGAGCTCATGTTCAGTGGGAAATTGAACTACTTGGATTCGAAATGCCCAAG GATTGGACTGGCTTAACTTTCGAAGAAATCATGGATGAGGCGGACAAAATAAAGAACACG GGTAACAGACTGTTTAAAGAAGGAAAGTTCGAACTTGCAAAGGCGAAATATGATAAG GTGCTTAGGGAATATAACCACGTGCATCCTCATGATGATGAAGAAGGAAAAATCTTTGCTAATTCAAGA AGTTCCCTACATCTAAATGTAGCTTTTTGCTACCAGAAGATGGGTGAATACAGAAAATCCATTGAAACATGCAATAAG GTGCTGGACGCAAATCCTGTGCATGTGAAAGCTCTTTACCGCCGAGGAACGTCCTTCATGTTACTTGGAGAATTCGATGATGCAAGGAATGATTTTGAGAAG ATGATTACCGTTGACGAGTCATCAGAACCGGATGCCACAGCTGCCCTCCTTAAACTTAAGCAGAAGGAACAG GAAGCTGAAAAGAGGGCGAGGAAGCAGTTCAAAGGACTCTTTGACAAGAAGCCGGGGGAGATATGCGAAGTTGGTGTAGAATCAGAGGGCAGAAAGGACGCAGGTGGTGCAagaggctctgatgatgcaacaagtGCTGATAGAGGTGCAAATACAATGGATAGTCCGACCAGAGAACCAGAGTACGCCTTCGAGGAAGAGAGGCCTGGGCTTCTTGGCCGCTTGTGGCCCTCTGCGAGGAGGATCTTCTCGTCTCTTGGCATGAACAGGTGCACAATACTCTGA
- the LOC136531814 gene encoding peptidyl-prolyl cis-trans isomerase PASTICCINO1-like isoform X1: MAHDAGDSGGELPPPAKKKSPAEEETEKRRKKLTPGSLMKGIIRSGSGDATPAEGDQVILHCTTRTMDGIIVNSTRREHGGKGIPLRFVLGKSKMILGFAEGFPTMLKGEIAMFKMQPKIHYAEDDCPVAAPDGFPKDDELQFEIEMLDFFKAKVVAEDLGVVKKIVEEGKGWETPREPYEITARITARTADGKEIIPSKEEAYFFTIGKSEVPKGLEMGIGTMARKEKAIIFVSSAYLTKSSLMPQLEGLEEVHFYVELVQFIQVRDMLGDGRLIKRRVVDGKGEFPMDCPLHDSLLRVHYKGMLLDEPKSVFYDTRVDNDGEPLEFCSGEGLVPEGFEMCVRLMLPGEKSIVTCPPDFAYDKFPRPANVPEGAHVQWEIELLGFEMPKDWTGLTFEEIMDEADKIKNTGNRLFKEGKFELAKAKYDKVLREYNHVHPHDDEEGKIFANSRSSLHLNVAFCYQKMGEYRKSIETCNKVLDANPVHVKALYRRGTSFMLLGEFDDARNDFEKMITVDESSEPDATAALLKLKQKEQEAEKRARKQFKGLFDKKPGEICEVGVESEGRKDAGGARGSDDATSADRGANTMDSPTREPEYAFEEERPGLLGRLWPSARRIFSSLGMNRCTIL, encoded by the exons ATGGCTCACGATGCCGGCGACAGCGGCGGCGAACTCCCGCCGCCCGCGAAGAAGAAGTCGCCCGCCGAGGAGGAGACCGAGAAGAG GAGGAAGAAGCTTACACCTGGGAGCTTGATGAAGGGCATCATACGGTCTGGGAGTGGTGATGCCACCCCTGCAGAGGGCGATCAG GTTATACTTCATTGCACTACTCGGACGATGGATGGTATTATTGTCAATTCTACAAGAAGGGAGCACGGAG GTAAAGGAATCCCACTCAGATTTGTCTTAGGGAAGAGCAAGATGATCCTAGGATTTGCTGAAGGCTTCCCAACAATGCTGAAGGGTGAAATTGCTATG TTCAAAATGCAGCCTAAAATTCACTACGCTGAGGATGATTGTCCGGTTGCAGCTCCAGATGGCTTTCCGAAAGATGATGAACTTCAATTTGAGATTGAAATGTTGGATTTCTTTAAAGCGAAG GTTGTGGCAGAGGATTTAGGGGTTGTAAAGAAG ATAGTTGAAGAAGGCAAGGGATGGGAAACACCTAGAGAGCCATATGAAATAACAGCACG GATAACTGCAAGAACAGCAGATGGAAAAGAAATTATTCCGAGTAAAGAAGAGGCGTATTTCTTTACTATTGGTAAATCTGAG GTACCTAAAGGGCTTGAGATGGGCATTGGAACAATGGCACGCAAGGAAAAGGCTATTATTTTTGTCAGCAGTGCATATTTGACAAAGTCCTCACTAATGCCACAGCTTGAAGGCCTTGAAGAAGTTCATTTTTACGTTGAACTGGTTCAGTTTATCCAG GTGAGAGACATGCTTGGTGATGGTCGCCTAATAAAACGACGTGTAGTTGATGGAAAAG GTGAATTTCCAATGGACTGTcctcttcatgatagcttattaAGAGTGCATTATAAGGGCATGCTCCTTGATGAACCAAAGTCAGTGTTTTATGATACACGTGTCGATAATGATGGTGAACCATTGGAATTCTGTTCCGGAGAAGGCTTG GTTCCagagggatttgaaatgtgtgtTCGGCTAATGCTTCCTGGTGAAAAATCCATTGTCACCTGCCCACCAGATTTTGCATATGATAAGTTCCCAAG GCCAGCAAATGTTCCTGAAGGAGCTCATGTTCAGTGGGAAATTGAACTACTTGGATTCGAAATGCCCAAG GATTGGACTGGCTTAACTTTCGAAGAAATCATGGATGAGGCGGACAAAATAAAGAACACG GGTAACAGACTGTTTAAAGAAGGAAAGTTCGAACTTGCAAAGGCGAAATATGATAAG GTGCTTAGGGAATATAACCACGTGCATCCTCATGATGATGAAGAAGGAAAAATCTTTGCTAATTCAAGA AGTTCCCTACATCTAAATGTAGCTTTTTGCTACCAGAAGATGGGTGAATACAGAAAATCCATTGAAACATGCAATAAG GTGCTGGACGCAAATCCTGTGCATGTGAAAGCTCTTTACCGCCGAGGAACGTCCTTCATGTTACTTGGAGAATTCGATGATGCAAGGAATGATTTTGAGAAG ATGATTACCGTTGACGAGTCATCAGAACCGGATGCCACAGCTGCCCTCCTTAAACTTAAGCAGAAGGAACAG GAAGCTGAAAAGAGGGCGAGGAAGCAGTTCAAAGGACTCTTTGACAAGAAGCCGGGGGAGATATGCGAAGTTGGTGTAGAATCAGAGGGCAGAAAGGACGCAGGTGGTGCAagaggctctgatgatgcaacaagtGCTGATAGAGGTGCAAATACAATGGATAGTCCGACCAGAGAACCAGAGTACGCCTTCGAGGAAGAGAGGCCTGGGCTTCTTGGCCGCTTGTGGCCCTCTGCGAGGAGGATCTTCTCGTCTCTTGGCATGAACAGGTGCACAATACTCTGA
- the LOC136531838 gene encoding CST complex subunit STN1-like, translated as MDHLLHLVHVKILAADLLSLTRQHTSPPAFLRCGRTVARAELVGIVVSRDRREKFLSFVIDDGTGCVPCILWLNHQYLNASTSSGSSEFDPTAELALKMSEEVRLGTLLRVRGKIATYRGAIQITVRDVVVEKDPNSEVLHWLQCVRLAKECYDLPPPSAQGGT; from the coding sequence ATGGACCATCTTCTTCATCTTGTGCACGTCAAGATTCTTGCTGCGGACCTTCTCTCTTTAACCAGACAGCACACTTCACCACCGGCGTTTCTCCGCTGTGGCCGTACGGTTGCTCGTGCGGAGCTTGTTGGAATTGTTGTCTCGCGTGACCGCAGGGAGAAGTTCCTCAGCTTCGTGATCGATGATGGCACTGGGTGTGTACCGTGCATCCTGTGGTTAAACCACCAATACTTGAATGCTAGCACATCCTCTGGGTCATCAGAATTTGATCCTACTGCGGAGCTGGCGTTGAAAATGTCAGAGGAGGTGCGTCTAGGCACTCTTTTGAGGGTCCGAGGAAAGATTGCCACATATCGTGGTGCGATCCAGATTACTGTTAGAGATGTGGTTGTGGAGAAGGACCCGAATTCGGAGGTGTTGCATTGGTTACAATGTGTTCGCTTGGCCAAGGAGTGCTATGATCTGCCACCACCTTCTGCTCAAGGTGGCACTTGA
- the LOC136531814 gene encoding peptidyl-prolyl cis-trans isomerase PASTICCINO1-like isoform X3: protein MILGFAEGFPTMLKGEIAMFKMQPKIHYAEDDCPVAAPDGFPKDDELQFEIEMLDFFKAKVVAEDLGVVKKIVEEGKGWETPREPYEITARITARTADGKEIIPSKEEAYFFTIGKSEVPKGLEMGIGTMARKEKAIIFVSSAYLTKSSLMPQLEGLEEVHFYVELVQFIQVRDMLGDGRLIKRRVVDGKGEFPMDCPLHDSLLRVHYKGMLLDEPKSVFYDTRVDNDGEPLEFCSGEGLVPEGFEMCVRLMLPGEKSIVTCPPDFAYDKFPRPANVPEGAHVQWEIELLGFEMPKDWTGLTFEEIMDEADKIKNTGNRLFKEGKFELAKAKYDKVLREYNHVHPHDDEEGKIFANSRSSLHLNVAFCYQKMGEYRKSIETCNKVLDANPVHVKALYRRGTSFMLLGEFDDARNDFEKMITVDESSEPDATAALLKLKQKEQEAEKRARKQFKGLFDKKPGEICEVGVESEGRKDAGGARGSDDATSADRGANTMDSPTREPEYAFEEERPGLLGRLWPSARRIFSSLGMNRCTIL, encoded by the exons ATGATCCTAGGATTTGCTGAAGGCTTCCCAACAATGCTGAAGGGTGAAATTGCTATG TTCAAAATGCAGCCTAAAATTCACTACGCTGAGGATGATTGTCCGGTTGCAGCTCCAGATGGCTTTCCGAAAGATGATGAACTTCAATTTGAGATTGAAATGTTGGATTTCTTTAAAGCGAAG GTTGTGGCAGAGGATTTAGGGGTTGTAAAGAAG ATAGTTGAAGAAGGCAAGGGATGGGAAACACCTAGAGAGCCATATGAAATAACAGCACG GATAACTGCAAGAACAGCAGATGGAAAAGAAATTATTCCGAGTAAAGAAGAGGCGTATTTCTTTACTATTGGTAAATCTGAG GTACCTAAAGGGCTTGAGATGGGCATTGGAACAATGGCACGCAAGGAAAAGGCTATTATTTTTGTCAGCAGTGCATATTTGACAAAGTCCTCACTAATGCCACAGCTTGAAGGCCTTGAAGAAGTTCATTTTTACGTTGAACTGGTTCAGTTTATCCAG GTGAGAGACATGCTTGGTGATGGTCGCCTAATAAAACGACGTGTAGTTGATGGAAAAG GTGAATTTCCAATGGACTGTcctcttcatgatagcttattaAGAGTGCATTATAAGGGCATGCTCCTTGATGAACCAAAGTCAGTGTTTTATGATACACGTGTCGATAATGATGGTGAACCATTGGAATTCTGTTCCGGAGAAGGCTTG GTTCCagagggatttgaaatgtgtgtTCGGCTAATGCTTCCTGGTGAAAAATCCATTGTCACCTGCCCACCAGATTTTGCATATGATAAGTTCCCAAG GCCAGCAAATGTTCCTGAAGGAGCTCATGTTCAGTGGGAAATTGAACTACTTGGATTCGAAATGCCCAAG GATTGGACTGGCTTAACTTTCGAAGAAATCATGGATGAGGCGGACAAAATAAAGAACACG GGTAACAGACTGTTTAAAGAAGGAAAGTTCGAACTTGCAAAGGCGAAATATGATAAG GTGCTTAGGGAATATAACCACGTGCATCCTCATGATGATGAAGAAGGAAAAATCTTTGCTAATTCAAGA AGTTCCCTACATCTAAATGTAGCTTTTTGCTACCAGAAGATGGGTGAATACAGAAAATCCATTGAAACATGCAATAAG GTGCTGGACGCAAATCCTGTGCATGTGAAAGCTCTTTACCGCCGAGGAACGTCCTTCATGTTACTTGGAGAATTCGATGATGCAAGGAATGATTTTGAGAAG ATGATTACCGTTGACGAGTCATCAGAACCGGATGCCACAGCTGCCCTCCTTAAACTTAAGCAGAAGGAACAG GAAGCTGAAAAGAGGGCGAGGAAGCAGTTCAAAGGACTCTTTGACAAGAAGCCGGGGGAGATATGCGAAGTTGGTGTAGAATCAGAGGGCAGAAAGGACGCAGGTGGTGCAagaggctctgatgatgcaacaagtGCTGATAGAGGTGCAAATACAATGGATAGTCCGACCAGAGAACCAGAGTACGCCTTCGAGGAAGAGAGGCCTGGGCTTCTTGGCCGCTTGTGGCCCTCTGCGAGGAGGATCTTCTCGTCTCTTGGCATGAACAGGTGCACAATACTCTGA